In the Gossypium raimondii isolate GPD5lz chromosome 9, ASM2569854v1, whole genome shotgun sequence genome, one interval contains:
- the LOC105797616 gene encoding uncharacterized protein LOC105797616, which translates to MGGLSVLAMPRAILGFLRITRWHPLTTLLVKANFDAAYRWRSHSSCSGVVVRDVQGQVLGACTRIHGQVSLAFSVEALAVFLVLEFTWDLGLSRVVFEGDSLHVIRKLNSTQVGGSEIRALIKEGRVEEVLFQVESTMAADEGSNAHLP; encoded by the exons ATGGGTGGCCTATCAGTGCTGGCCATGCCAAGAGCAATTTTGGGGTTTTTGCGTATTACACGCTGGCATCCTCTAACCACGCTTCTGGTTAAGGCCAACTTCGATGCTGCATATAGATGGAGGTCACATTCTTCTTGCTCGGGGGTGGTGGTACGAGATGTCCAGGGCCAAGTGCTTGGTGCTTGTACTAGGATCCATGGCCAGGTCTCGTTGGCTTTTAGTGTGGAAGCGTTGGCTGTCTTTTTAGTGTTGGAATTCACTTGGGACCTTGGTCTATCTCGGGTTGTGTTCGAAGGGGACTCTCTACATGTGATTCGCAAACTCAATAGCACACAAGTTGGCGGATCAGAGATCCGGGCACTGATTAAAGAAGGGAG GGTCGAGGAGGTTTTGTTTCAGGTAGAAAGCACAATGGCTGCAGACGAGGGGTCGAATGCTCATCTGCCTTAA